GCAATTATTGGAGCAATATGGATACTGGGGAAATAAAGGGAATGCATTTTATTCGCAATTCCGGCATCAGGTTATGGTGACCGGTGCTGTAAGCACTGTGACATGCGTGCTTCTTTTGACTTTTTTACTTTATTGGAAGAAAAAAGAAGATGCGTGTCATCAGAAAATTTTAGACCAGTTGGAAGAAATTCTGATCAGATTCCGTGAAAATAAATTTGATGCTTTACTGAAAACGGAAAATTCAGCAGAACTGAAAAAATTGAATGACCAGCTTGAAGCAATCGGACATCATATTCAGTTGCTAAAGGAAGAAGCACGGGAAGAAAAAGAGAGCACGAAAGAAATGGTTTCTGATATCTCTCACCAGTTAAAGACACCGGTTGCAGCTTTGGATACATGTTTTAGTGTGCTGATGCAGAATGACTTAAGTGCCACAGAACAGGAGGAGTTTCGTATCCGTTGTCGGAGTGCTCTGGATGGACTGGAGACATTATTGCAGTCGCTTCTTGAAATATCCAAGATGGAAACTGGACTGATTCAGATTAATAAGAAAAAACTTCCGCTTATGGATACTGTCATATCTGCTGTGAACTGTACTTATCCAAAAGCGGATGAGAAAGAAATTGAATTCGTTTTTGACTATGCAAAAGAGCTGGAAACATGCATGGTTATGCAGGATAAAAGATGGCTTGGTGAAGCTGTGATCAACGTTCTGGATAATGCAATCAAGTATAGCCCGGATGGTTCAAAAATATTTATCCGGTTACAAAAAAGAAACGATCTAGTAAGAATGGAAATTGAGGATCAGGGAATTGGTATTCCGCAGAATGAGTATCACAAAATTTTTCAACGATTTTACAGAGGAAGTTCCAGGAAGGTCATGGAAAAGAGTGGTACAGGAATCGGACTTTTTCTATCGAGAGAAATTATCGAAAAACACGGAGGTACAATCATGGTAACCTCCGGCAAAAAGAAAAAAGGAAGCACGTTTGTGATTCAATTACCATATGTTGGTTAAATTTTAAGTGGGCAGAAATCTTACAATTCTGTAAGACTTCTGCTCGTTTTTTGAAAGTGAAATGAAAGATTATCCTGATACAATTTGGATGTAGGTTGAAAAGGTACACTTTACAGAATTAAAAAGGAGGCAACACATGAGTGTGATATTAGAAACCAAGCAGCTTTGTAAGTTTTATGGCGCAGGTGAGAATCAGATCAAAGCGGTCAATCAGGTGGACATTCAGATTGAGCAGGGAGAATTTGTCGCAATTGTCGGAAAGTCAGGTTCCGGTAAAAGTACATTACTTCATATGCTTGGAGGGCTAGACACCCCGACAAAAGGCAGTGTTACTTTAGCAGGGAAAGATTTATACAGGATGAAGGAAGATGCCCTTGCTGTTTTCCGCAGAAGAAAAATCGGATTTGTTTTTCAGGCATTTAATCTGGTTTCATCTGTTAATGTCTGGGAAAATATTGTACTGCCACTGGGGCTGGATGGAAGAAAAGTGGATGAAGCGTATGTAAATGATATTATTGCAACTCTGGGGATTGAAAACCGGATTTATAATCTGCCAAATCAGTTATCCGGAGGACAGCAACAGAGAGTAGCAATTGCAAGAGCACTGGTGAATCGTCCGGAAATTATATTTGCAGATGAGCCGACAGGAAATCTTGATTCTAAGACCAGTGATGAGGTAATCGCCCTGCTTAAGATGACAGCAAAAAAATATGGACAGACAATTGTAATGATTACCCATGATGACGAAATTGCACAGGTCGCTGACCGTATTCTGGTGATTGAGGACGGACAGGTGGTGGATTTTAGATGAAGACAATAAGCAGGATTGCATATAGCAATGACAAAAGGAACAGGACAAGAAGTATACTGATTATGATGGCAATCTGTCTGACCACGATGCTGCTTGTTATCATCAGTACTGTGGGAAATGGGGTAATTCATTTACAGAAAAGTCAGGCGGCAGGATCATATGGAAGCAATTATGGTCTGTTTGTTTCCGCAGACGGATCGCAGTTAAAAGAAGTAAACCGCCGTGCGGAAATAGATGCTACAGGCTCTATGTGCACTGAAGGTATCATAAAAGGTAATGAAAAAGGCGGGTTTGTCTGCATGGATGAGATTGCAAGAAAAATGCTTCCTTATAATAAAGAATATGAGTTGAAGGAAGGAAAGTATCCGGAAAAAATGCAGGAAATTGCCGCAGGAAGAGCATTTTTTCGTGCAATGGGGTATGGTGATGTAAAGATCGGAGATACGGTTACACTGGATTACCGCGCAGGGATGCAGTCAGAATATAAGCCGGAAGAATTTGTTGTCAGCGGAATCCTATATGATCGGGATGAGTATACCATCGAGGCATCTTATGTTGCTTTCGGGTCACAGGAGTTTTATGATGAGCACGTCGCAGAGAATGACAGACAGTATAATATTTATTTTACTTTAAATGATTCTGCAAATGTATCTATGAATAATATTGATTCGGTTATAAAGCAGATTGCAGCAGCTTGTGGGATCGAAGAAAAAAACGTTATAGTCAATGATCTCTATTTGCAATGGGTCTTGCAGCCGAGTTATGAAACGATTGCGGTATGCGGGGTTTTGATTCTTGCAATTGTACTTTTCTCTGTTGTGGTCATTTATAATATTTTTCAGGTCGGTATTGCTAACAAGATACAGGAGTATGGAAAAATCAAGGCTCTGGGAGCAACAAAAAAGCAGATGAAACAACTGATCTTCAGAGAGGGTATGTTTTTGACAATTTCTTCAATACCAGTTGGATTGCTTCTTGGTTTTCTGATTGCAAAATGCGGTTTTAACTGGCTGGTAGAACAGGGGAACCTTGTATCAACCGGAACTGGCTCTATGGGAGTTCAAAATCAGCAGGTGTCACTGTTTTCCCTGCCTGTTATGCTTCTATGTATTTTCGTATCATTTCTTACCGTTGCTTTGGCACTGCGTAAACCAATGAAAATTGTTTCACGGATTTCACCTATCGAAGCAACACGGTATTTAGAAAATGCAGAAACACAAAAAAAAGGAAAACGAAATGGCAGAAAAAATGTCACCGTGTTTTCTATGGCAATGGCAAATATAACGGGTAATCCAAAAAGAACCATTGGTACCATCCTTACACTGGGGCTTTCCTGCGCATTGTTTGTGATTATCTCTAATTATGTGGGAAATATTGACACGGAGCATGAAGCACGTCTTTCCGTTAATCATGGACAATTTGAACTGCAGCTTGACTATTCTTCTGAGTATGATGAAAGATATCCCGAGAATAATCTGGATACGATTCTGACGGATAATCCATTGAATGATTCGCTGATTGAAGAAATCAAAAGCATTCCGGGAGTGACAGATGTCATGACGAGAGAGATTGTCTCTGTAAATCTGAACGGAACAAGATTTCCGGCTGCTGTTGTGAGTAAAAAGGATTTTGATTTTATGCGCCAAGATGGGGATATTGGCTCTATGGACTATGATCAGGCGGTAAAGAATGGTGATATTTTCTTTGGCTGGTCAACGTGGATGGAACAAGATGGATATGCTCCGGGTGAATCCATTGCATTTGACTTTGAGAATGGAAGTGGAACCTATACCTATCAGGGAAAGATTGCAGGATCTTTTGTAAGTGCGGACACTTATCTTGTCATTCCAGAAGGTGTATACCGTTCCATGAATCCGAGAGGAACAGCCTATGGCTATCTGTGGGTGGACTGTGATAAAAAAGATGTGGCATCTGTGGAACAAAGTCTGAATACTTTGCTTTCTAATACTTCGCATATAAAAATGGATACCTATCATGCGCAGTTACAATCTGCCGAATTTGCAAGCAGCATGATGAAGCTTGGCTGTTATCTGTTTATGGCCATTGTAGGACTCATCGGGTTTATGAATATGGCGAATACCATGATTATGAATATTACGACAAAAAAGCAGGAATATGGTGTATTACAGGCTGTGGGTATGACAAATAAACAATTAAATTTATGTCTGCAGTTACAGGGACTGATTTTTACGGTTGGTACCATATGCGTAGCTTTGATCATTGGTCTGCCGCTCGGCTATACACTTTTTTCCTATGCAAAACATAATGGAATATTTGGAATGAATATCTACCATGTTCCAATCGTACCAATTTTTATTATGATTCTTTTGGTCGGTCTGTTGCAGATTGTACTTTCCTGCGTTTTAAGCAGTAATCTGAAAAAGGAAACGCTGGTAGAAAGAATAAGGTATCAGGGATAGCAAGTAATATGTAATGAACTAGGTCTTAACGAAGAGGAGAAATTAATTTTTGACAGATAAGTTTTTTGAAAACTGTCGTTTGGTAAAATCTATTCCATTTTTTAAAGCCTTGCGATAAAATATGTTCTGTGAGACGGTTATTCGTCCCAACTAAAATAAAAGC
The sequence above is drawn from the Dorea formicigenerans genome and encodes:
- a CDS encoding sensor histidine kinase, with the protein product MESGGKAVTKRYRKKITVVLSLVLPVILLFAILNCFTTYVFYEDYKYKMNLMTEIAAKEEFSGLDAVSELLKDKDIETNEQGKQLLEQYGYWGNKGNAFYSQFRHQVMVTGAVSTVTCVLLLTFLLYWKKKEDACHQKILDQLEEILIRFRENKFDALLKTENSAELKKLNDQLEAIGHHIQLLKEEAREEKESTKEMVSDISHQLKTPVAALDTCFSVLMQNDLSATEQEEFRIRCRSALDGLETLLQSLLEISKMETGLIQINKKKLPLMDTVISAVNCTYPKADEKEIEFVFDYAKELETCMVMQDKRWLGEAVINVLDNAIKYSPDGSKIFIRLQKRNDLVRMEIEDQGIGIPQNEYHKIFQRFYRGSSRKVMEKSGTGIGLFLSREIIEKHGGTIMVTSGKKKKGSTFVIQLPYVG
- a CDS encoding ABC transporter ATP-binding protein; translation: MSVILETKQLCKFYGAGENQIKAVNQVDIQIEQGEFVAIVGKSGSGKSTLLHMLGGLDTPTKGSVTLAGKDLYRMKEDALAVFRRRKIGFVFQAFNLVSSVNVWENIVLPLGLDGRKVDEAYVNDIIATLGIENRIYNLPNQLSGGQQQRVAIARALVNRPEIIFADEPTGNLDSKTSDEVIALLKMTAKKYGQTIVMITHDDEIAQVADRILVIEDGQVVDFR
- a CDS encoding ABC transporter permease codes for the protein MKTISRIAYSNDKRNRTRSILIMMAICLTTMLLVIISTVGNGVIHLQKSQAAGSYGSNYGLFVSADGSQLKEVNRRAEIDATGSMCTEGIIKGNEKGGFVCMDEIARKMLPYNKEYELKEGKYPEKMQEIAAGRAFFRAMGYGDVKIGDTVTLDYRAGMQSEYKPEEFVVSGILYDRDEYTIEASYVAFGSQEFYDEHVAENDRQYNIYFTLNDSANVSMNNIDSVIKQIAAACGIEEKNVIVNDLYLQWVLQPSYETIAVCGVLILAIVLFSVVVIYNIFQVGIANKIQEYGKIKALGATKKQMKQLIFREGMFLTISSIPVGLLLGFLIAKCGFNWLVEQGNLVSTGTGSMGVQNQQVSLFSLPVMLLCIFVSFLTVALALRKPMKIVSRISPIEATRYLENAETQKKGKRNGRKNVTVFSMAMANITGNPKRTIGTILTLGLSCALFVIISNYVGNIDTEHEARLSVNHGQFELQLDYSSEYDERYPENNLDTILTDNPLNDSLIEEIKSIPGVTDVMTREIVSVNLNGTRFPAAVVSKKDFDFMRQDGDIGSMDYDQAVKNGDIFFGWSTWMEQDGYAPGESIAFDFENGSGTYTYQGKIAGSFVSADTYLVIPEGVYRSMNPRGTAYGYLWVDCDKKDVASVEQSLNTLLSNTSHIKMDTYHAQLQSAEFASSMMKLGCYLFMAIVGLIGFMNMANTMIMNITTKKQEYGVLQAVGMTNKQLNLCLQLQGLIFTVGTICVALIIGLPLGYTLFSYAKHNGIFGMNIYHVPIVPIFIMILLVGLLQIVLSCVLSSNLKKETLVERIRYQG